The following are from one region of the Littorina saxatilis isolate snail1 linkage group LG4, US_GU_Lsax_2.0, whole genome shotgun sequence genome:
- the LOC138963549 gene encoding uncharacterized protein, with product MTAMSSPPQSTTVTNNSMIQNTTNVTPPQRFPADFTATVELTESGREHAQSSSTEAGSSFRVRKSTDTAGNDRDVVAAVSVAVCVSVVVVVLGVGACYCWRCRTNSSSFRGDLTCMEKLMKSVTRHSTPDAELQLSDLPCSILDTRRPASTVKVFLVSHSILKHHTLVSDSLALYLQAFCACDVTYFRWLLDDIRPLGPALWTFEQMEKADRVVFVHSPDTRGCYDTWKAGQTKEKEGSLEVRIIMAAFDYIFEHTASRKLFNVTFHSDLPYVDSCFFFQPSLVSQSFPASKGANPAKSEECNETSLRSTSPKSVNTRTYRLMNDFSQFLADLHTLPNVPSAFMERNLPFNADHLDTPEGRQLYKAVASLGIGEENDDDSVRGTVFGGKQYIERYHNEEEKARAIGDRFGILGEQEMKGRASYPQSGWDCFPQKELRDNPKGTDYHTKKEARLFRGSDGFHEHKEQAVKIDSGFDERCLDFIGPDELSAVDTDASSLGDRFRGLNARYKRNMEECESCADCYTLGGRYV from the exons ATGACGGCCATGTCCTCACCTCCTCAATCCACAACAGTCACCAACAACAGCATGATACAGAATACCACCAACGTCACTCCTCCACAGCGATTTCCAGCAGACTTCACAGCGACCGTGGAACTCACTGAGTCCGGACGTGAACACGCACAATCTTCTTCAACTGAGGCCGGGTCCAGTTTTAGGGTGAGAAAGTCAACAGACACAGCTGGTAATGACAGAGATGTGGTCGCTGCTGTATCCGTTGCTGTATGTGTCTCCGTCGTCGTCGTGGTTCTCGGAGTCGGAGCGTGCTACTGCTGGCGATGCAGAA CCAATTCTTCCAGTTTTAGAGGTGACCTCACCTGCATGGAAAAGCTGATGAAGTCAGtaacaagacactcaacaccaG ATGCAGAACTACAGCTGTCTGACTTGCCATGTTCCATTCTCGACACAAGGCGACCAGCTTCCACAGTGAAAGTTTTCCTTGTATCTCACTCCATCCTCAAACATCACACACTCGTCTCCGACTCCCTTGCTCTGTATCTACAGGCCTTCTGCGCATGCGACGTGACGTATTTCCGGTGGCTTCTAGACGACATCCGGCCTCTAGGCCCGGCGCTTTGGACTTTCGAACAAATGGAGAAAGCCGACAGAGTTGTTTTCGTACATTCCCCCGACACACGGGGTTGCTATGATACCTGGAAAGCTGGACAGACAAAGGAGAAGGAAGGTAGCTTAGAAGTCAGAATCATAATGGCTGCGTTTGACTACATATTTGAACACACCGCGTCACGCAAGTTGTTTAATGTTACGTTTCATTCAGACCTTCCCTATGTCGATAGCTGCTTCTTTTTCCAGccttccctggtttcacagtcTTTTCCTGCAAGTAAAGGTGCCAATCCAGCGAAAAGTGAAGAATGTAATGAGACTTCTTTGAGATCCACAAGCCCGAAATCTGTCAACACACGCACGTATCGCTTGATGAACGACTTCAGTCAATTCCTAGCTGACCTGCACACCCTTCCCAACGTCCCAAGCGCGTTCATGGAACGCAATCTACCCTTCAACGCCGACCATCTTGATACGCcggaagggagacaactctacAAAGCGGTTGCTTCCCTTGGCATCGGTGAAGAAAACGACGACGACAGCGTGAGAGGAACTGTCTTCGGAGGCAAGCAGTATATCGAAAGATATCACAATGAAGAAGAGAAAGCGCGCGCTATAGGTGACAGATTCGGTATACTTGGAGAGCAAGAAATGAAAGGAAGAGCCAGCTACCCTCAAAGCGGTTGGGATTGCTTTCCACAGAAAGAGTTACGGGATAATCCCAAAGGCACAGACTACCATACGAAGAAAGAAGCCCGACTCTTTCGGGGAAGTGACGGGTTTCACGAGCACAAAGAACAAGCAGTGAAAATTGACTCCGGATTTGATGAGCGCTGTCTGGATTTCATCGGACCGGACGAACTATCGGCAGTAGACACTGATGCGTCTTCGCTAGGAGACAGGTTCCGGGGCCTCAACGCTCGCTACAAGAGGAACATGGAAGAGTGCGAGTCTTGCGCAGATTGTTACACTCTCGGTGGACGGTATGTCTAG
- the LOC138963665 gene encoding uncharacterized protein — protein sequence MSYNVTLPRLRDEYNWHVQLESLPSPQNENWSRTVASAFVSTDGLLREGPKPACSMVVAMTQSLISVTVSGVISNSAVTSYDVILYECDGEECCNFCDLTEVSAHNVKSLQGYQLHRH from the exons ATGTCATACAACGTGACGTTACCACGCCTGCGTGACGAGTACAACTGGCACGTGCAACTGGAGAGTCTGCCTAGCCCACAGAACGAAAACTGGTCCCGCACCGTGGCGAGTGCCTTCGTGTCCACTGACGGTCTTCTGAGGG AGGGACCTAAACCAGCTTGCAGTATGGTCGTCGCTATGACGCAGTCGTTAATAAGCGTCACTGTCAGCGGCGTCATATCGAATAGTGCAGTGACGTCATATGACGTCATTCTGTATGAATGTGACGGAGAGgagtgctgcaacttctgtgaCCTCACTGAGGTCTCTGCACATAATGTGAAATCG CTACAAGGATATCAACTTCATCGCCACTAA